One window from the genome of Nicotiana sylvestris chromosome 9, ASM39365v2, whole genome shotgun sequence encodes:
- the LOC138876905 gene encoding rust resistance kinase Lr10-like, which translates to MIELRRRHLSIFDAIESFLHSEHNFMPIQYPYSNIRKMTRNFKEKVGQGGYGSVYKGKLRSGPDVAVKILTKPKADGQDFINEVATIGRIHHVNVVQLIGYCAERSKRALVYDFMPNGSLDKYITPREGGTLLSWQRKSEIALGVARGIEYLHRGCDIQILHFDIKPHNILLDENFVPKISDFGLAKLYPTDNSIVTLTAARGTIGYVAPELINRSIGPISYKADVYSFGMLLIEIAGMKGNSAAREDMSSQYFPHWIYDQFDKEKEIEVLDETHDDEMIIKKLTLVALWCIQMNPLDRPSMTKVVEMLEGELQALQTPPRPFESLQPSPLEFNLSSSLGSTESMILVENCSDSAKVDVIIG; encoded by the coding sequence ATGATTGAATTACGAAGAAGGCATTTGTCGATTTTTGATGCAATTGAAAGTTTCCTGCATAGTGAGCATAATTTCATGCCTATTCAATACCCCTATTCCAACATAAGGAAGATGACTAGGAATTTTAAGGAGAAAGTAGGCCAAGGAGGTTATGGTTCAGTATATAAAGGCAAGCTCCGAAGTGGTCCTGATGTTGCAGTGAAGATCTTGACCAAGCCCAAAGCTGATGGGCAAGACTTCATCAACGAGGTTGCCACAATCGGAAGGATTCATCATGTTAACGTGGTACAACTTATTGGCTATTGTGCTGAGAGATCTAAACGTGCCCTCGTATATGACTTCATGCCTAATGGATCACTTGACAAGTACATCACACCCCGAGAAGGAGGAACTCTACTTAGCTGGCAAAGAAAGTCTGAAATTGCTCTTGGAGTTGCTCGAGGTATTGAATATTTGCATCGAGGTTGTGACATACAAATTCTACATTTTGACATCAAGCCGCACAACATACTTTTGGATGAAAATTTCGTTCCAAAAATTTCTGACTTTGGTCTTGCTAAATTATACCCCACGGATAACAGCATTGTTACTCTAACAGCAGCAAGGGGAACAATCGGATATGTAGCTCCAGAACTCATCAACAGAAGCATTGGTCCTATATCTTATAAGGCAGATGTTTATAGCTTTGGAATGTTACTGATTGAGATAGCAGGTATGAAAGGAAACTCGGCAGCAAGAGAGGATATGTCAAGCCAGTATTTTCCACATTGGATCTATGATCAATTCGACAAGGAAAAGGAAATTGAAGTACTAGACGAGACGCATGATGATGAAATGATCATAAAGAAGCTAACTTTAGTTGCTTTGTGGTGCATACAAATGAATCCACTCGATCGTCCGTCAATGACTAAAGTAGTTGAAATGCTTGAAGGTGAATTACAGGCTTTGCAAACGCCTCCTAGGCCTTTTGAATCACTGCAACCATCTCCGTTGGAATTCAATCTGAGTTCTTCACTAGGTTCAACTGAGTCTATGATTTTGGTTGAGAATTGTTCTGATTCTGCAAAAGTAGATGTAATTATAGGTTGA
- the LOC138877245 gene encoding uncharacterized protein, giving the protein MEAIVSPQPLAVGEPNQKFNNPKPTHAMSQSYAARVQTLKTDATSTKIELIPVKFVHGEPIIEFTMEEVNQFTIEEGLHQAVIMKFSYGKPDVHELRKLVLKQYDIKGMCNIGQLEFRHILVRFDLFEDYVQFLSRSVGYIKYKGDEFFFRTFPWTIGFNPKEETSKSVVWISFPDLPPNFFAKKSLLSIASDVGKPLTVDKATQDRTRPSVARVKVLLDLLDKHPKRVKLYIVDKSTGKFVEHYQEVVYDNLPKFCTFCKHQGYKERICRLMTEKDKVGDGVRIENMVVQELLVVETNGVEKLQGDARAYLNAKRASR; this is encoded by the coding sequence ATGGAAGCTATCGTCTCTCCCCAGCCTTTGGCTGTGGGAGAGCCAAACCAAAAATTTAATAATCCAAAGCCTACTCATGCTATGTCACAATCATATGCTGCTCGTGTACAAACCTTAAAAACAGATGCTACTTCGACAAAAATTGAATTGATTCCTGTGAAGTTTGTTCATGGCGAGCCAATTATAGAATTCACTATGGAGGAGGTAAATCAATTTACCATTGAAGAGGGATTACACCAAGCAGTTATTATGAAATTCTCATATGGGAAACCAGATGTACATGAGCTGCGTAAACTCGTCCTGAAACAGTACGACATTAAAGGTATGTGTAATATTGGACAGCTTGAATTTCGACATATTCTGGTGAGGTTCGATTTGTTTGAAGATTATGTCCAGTTCTTGTCGAGGTCAGTTGGTTACATAAAATATAAAGGTGACGAATTCTTTTTTAGAACGTTTCCATGGACGATTGGATTTAATCCCAAGGAGGAAACATCAAAATCTGTGGTGTGGATTTCGTTTCCTGATTTGCCGCCGAATTTTTTCGCAAAGAAATCGTTACTGTCAATCGCTTCAGATGTAGGAAAGCCTCTTACAGTGGATAAGGCAACACAAGATCGAACAAGGCCAAGTGTTGCTAGGGtaaaggttttattagacctGTTAGACAAGCACCCTAAGCGAGTGAAGCTGTACATCGTTGATAAGTCGACTGGAAAATTCGTTGAACATTATCAGGAGGTGGTATATGATAATCTccccaaattttgcacttttTGTAAGCATCAGGGGTATAAGGAAAGAATATGTCGTTTGATGACTGAAAAGGATAAGGTAGGTGATGGAGTTAGGATAGAAAACATGGTTGTGCAAGAGTTGCTTGTTGTTGAGACGAATGGAGTTGAAAAGCTGCAAGGAGATGCAAGGGCTTATTTGAATGCCAAAAGAGCTAGCCGATGA
- the LOC104213437 gene encoding uncharacterized protein, protein MCGGTKFLSVLTILIFLQLSDTPFAEQNQRCAPSSCGHIKNISYPFRFKNDPKHCGDEKYELSCEGNRPIFTIFMKSWNGSLNYHVQAINYDNSTIRLVDPCIREQVLCSLPQHSITFYTIPFQFSFTKPDGSYAPLAVPITIFSCPFAMNSPAFVEITNCLNRSDASKGHAYAAMGKLSPSNLRVGCSVNLLSMT, encoded by the coding sequence ATGTGTGGAGGAACCAAGTTTCTTTCAGTTCTCACAATTCTCATCTTCTTGCAGCTCTCTGACACCCCATTTGCCGAACAGAATCAGCGGTGTGCACCTTCTAGTTGTGGGCATATTAAGAACATCAGCTACCCCTTTCGATTTAAAAATGATCCAAAGCATTGTGGCGACGAAAAGTATGAATTGAGCTGTGAAGGGAATCGCCCCATATTCACGATATTTATGAAAAGTTGGAATGGGTCCCTGAACTACCATGTGCAAGCCATCAACTATGATAACTCCACTATCCGCCTTGTAGATCCTTGTATAAGAGAACAAGTTCTTTGCTCTCTTCCTCAGCATTCAATTACATTTTACACTATCCCTTTTCAATTTAGTTTTACTAAACCTGATGGTTCATATGCTCCTTTAGCCGTGCCAATCACTATTTTCAGCTGTCCATTTGCTATGAATTCTCCCGCTTTTGTGGAAATCACTAATTGTCTCAACAGGAGTGATGCTTCCAAGGGACACGCCTATGCAGCCATGGGCAAATTATCACCATCTAATTTGAGAGTGGGGTGTAGTGTAAACCTACTGTCAATGACTTAA